Within Topomyia yanbarensis strain Yona2022 chromosome 2, ASM3024719v1, whole genome shotgun sequence, the genomic segment TCTTCAAGTGTGTCTTATTTATGTTACGGGGGGGTTTACTTTCGAATGTACTTATCAGTCTGCTGCATATCTATTAAACTGATGTAGTGATGTATGCGTAAATTGTTGCTCAACTGCGTGATTTATTATTGCTTtacaacaaaaaatcaaaaactccCAATAAGGCACGTGATTCAACTTACAGATCGATTTCAATAGGAAAAATGCTGTTCTGAGCAGGCGTTCATTATCTGCTGATCTGTACTCGATTACCTCATTGGAAAATATTCAATTATAAACTAGCTTTAGTATCAGTTGCTTCGGTCAATCCGACAGATATAGTGATAGTAATTCCCATTTTAGTGTTCATCTTACTTAGGGTATTTACAGGTTCTGATGACGGGGTTCCTCATTTTTATTTTCCTCGCATGCTGGCCTATTAGTGAAGGTATGTAGATTGGTAATGATTTCAAAAATTAGGTTCGTCCAATATTCGCATTCATTTAGCTGCTGACTATTGGTCACCCAAGACTACTGATCATGGTGGAAATCCTCTGATGTTCCCTAACGAGCGGACTACTTTGGATGGTAGGTTGTTTTCCGTGACTTTGAGTTACAGTTCCATACAAATCGATTTTGTGTAGATTGCCATCTTCGCTATCACAAGTTGTACCTCGAGCCAGGGGTTAAGCCAGCATTCGGGATGCCGGTTCCGTTAAAAGAATTCGCGCACATGGGAGCGATCGGGTGGACCCAGCGTAACGGAAATATACTGTGGCAGTGCGGGGGAACACTGATCTGGGACAACTTCGTACTCACTGCAGCACACTGTGCTGTCGATTCGAGGTATGCATACTTATGCCAGTTATAAGTAGTGTTTGATTTTGTTTGTGTAGAAATCAGGCTCCGGATGTTGTGAGATTTGGTGATATTGATCTCACCAGCGCTGATGATGATCAGTATGCGCAACAAATAAAGATTGTTGAGGTTATTAGACATCCGATGCACAAATTTGCTGCCAACTATCATGATATTGCGTTGATCAAACTGTCAAAAGGTGTGAGGTAAGTAACTAAGGAAAGTTATTGCACGGAGATATGCTAACCAGTACTAGTCGATTATTTATAGATTTGCTGATTATCTGCACATTAATTCTAATTAAAGTAAAACGTCTATCACTTCTTTTCTTCTAATCGACTAACGACACACTTTTCAATAGGgccaaggaaaataaaaaagcaCGAAAACGTTTTGTTTTATCGAAACGATGTGTCCAGCAAAGTTGTAAATGCATagatgacaattttgaaactaaaaaaaattatctcatgTTCATAGTGTTCGCAATATTATAacttattgtttatttttttagtattacCAAATTTTTGCAGATGATTTCCAACAGAATGAATATACGATAAAAGAAAGAATATAATTCTGACGATGTCTTATTTTAGCTAAACACACAATTTCGGTACTACAAGCATTTTTCACGATAACTGAAAATACTGCTTACAAGCATAAATGATCCAGTACCGATTAGCGTACCTCCATGAAATAGTTTTGCAATAAGTCTTCAAATTATTTactaattttatgaattttggcAGATTGCATGACACAGTGGCTCCTGCTTGTTTATGGCTAGATGAAGAAATGAGGTTTCGAAAGTTAGAAGCTACTGGTTGGGGGAGAACTGGTTTCGGTATGATATTTTAGATATTGTATTTTGATGTTATTTATGTGTTGATCTTATATCGTTTGCaaataattcaaatattttattagtGCTCTGAAGACTTGGTTTTACGAATTGTAGATTGCAGAATCCACGCCAATGTTACAAAATTCTGAAATACCATTTTTTGCATGGAATTGCTgatgtatttatttattaggATGGCGCAAAGTTTAGAATTCAGTAGGGTCGATCTAGAATAACTCACACTACGTTCTGTAACTTTATCCACCAATATGTCGATTGAATAGGTTGCATTATAgtttagcacaaatggtttACAGCTTGTACGGGATCTAATCTAAAAATATGAGTAATGTACACTCCGCAACATACAGTGGAGGggaatgtggtcggttgtcaGCACTCATTTGTTTTTGTCTCATACGACTTCTCCAATTGTACAATATTGGGACATAGGCATACCAATGGCAACTTTAATTGGCGAAAGAAGCTCAATTTAGTTAAATAGTTATTTCTTGCCATTtagaaaaatgtggtcggttgtcggcactttaagaaaatttactaaaatggaaagatatgaataaaaattaccAAGATTCAAAGAGAAAAAgacatttattcatttcaacaaccATCGAAGACACTTTGGACATTATTCCGTATCAAAAGCACAATGTGTGTATGTCTAAGGCTGGTGCGCATAAATTATAAATGGTCACCAAAAAAACCTGATATTTGCAATCGGGTTCGAAACAATCGTGTATCTTGGCGACAGTTTTATGTATCGTGGATAGCCTAGAAAATGTTCGAAAGAATTGATGTGAAAATGGTGGAGGACAAATTAGATAAAAGACTCTTCAAAAAGCAGTTCTTTCTCGTTATTGATTACCATGGTTAACGAACAACAAATGGATAAAGCTGAATAGCTCCAATGTGGGTGCTTTTACCAATGGCGGATctagggggagggtcctgggggtctggacccctcccgaaaatgttcaacttgttgagaaattttgaattagtttgaattttatattagtttcaaactcaaaatcttttcaaacaaaattctaccaccaatactgattttcattaaataagGTTTTTACGTATAACGTATtgcaaaatcgaaatttcgaacctatcccgatttttttttctatatccGTCCCTGGCTTTTACAATAGGGAAGATAGCGATATTTTGGATTTCAATATTGCGTCAGACATCGAGATTTGCTATCGATTCATAAACATCGTGccgaaaatacccatgttgatATAGGATATAGAGAATTCCGCTAaaccttgaatttcaaaatgacaccctcatcgatttccgtcatctacttgtCACGCCCTGTACAAAAATATCCTTATCGTTAAGGTTTTAAAATGTCTTGCTCaatcagaagtcgccatcttggatttgaaATTGATGTCACTCATCGATTTCTGCAATCTACTTCTACAAACATATCCAATTTACGCCTGTACTCGTCAAACCAGTTGCGAGGATATCTTGATTCACTTCACTTGCATTTTGATCGATTCATTTTATCTGATATTCTTTACAGTGGTTATGTATGTAGATCCTAAGACCTGTGCTCCAAAACGACTTGTGAAacactgaaaatataaattcgcAAATATAATGAAATAGATCGTGCGATGCACGAGCTCATTTGTCgctttctgcaacgaagtatttttgtGCATTGtcaatagtaggtttcgttcatttcatgaactgaagaatggtcgcttggtgaacgaaagttttcgtaaatgttACATATTTAGTGTTTGAATGTTTTCgatgataacgacattatttttcgtgaatgaaacgaaatgtttcgtttattttaataaatgtttgtatATATTACGAATGATTtcattggtcgcacgaattcatttcgttcatcttagagaAGTTTTTTTACTTAATAGCATATAATTTttacattgctccggcagaatATGGAACGAGCTCGGTTTCTTTATGAATTATCCCGGaagagagaaaaactcaaatttaTTCATACAAAGCCACTAaacgatggctcaactgaatccgacCGAATCCGCACTGCTCCGGATTttggatcaactggaagcgaaaaaGGTTCATGAAATTTTtgctgaaaccggcggacacggatacggttattaaatagtcagaccgagaccgtcgtgatgatcaacaattatctgacgtatagcaacaaggaCACAAGGTTCTTTTGACGTCGatggtttgacgaatggtgctcgtaaatattataaagactttcgtatatagcagtgTACAAttagtttgccaaatgaagccgattcgtaataagccaatgaaagtcgtttcgtggtttttacgaaaaactcgtaataaaaaataaaagtgtttcgatagaactacgaatgattcattatatgtacgaaaaattcgcttattttatgaaaattgtctgtacgaaattaattagtagtgatttacgaatatattgtATCAGtgtgccaaagtcagggaagtcaccgggccatcctgCTTTGTATAGGCCAATGCAGCAGTGCTGCACAGAAGAATGAGCCAAATCCTGAAGAACTACTTCCAGATTAGagtactgctgtacgagacgaacgaagggcagaagtcaatgcgagtcgtTTTAGGCTCCAATCTCGGtctaactctttggaacgggatatacgatggggtcttagCACTGCGGCAGCCCGGGAAATTAAAATTCGTTCGTTTGGCGGACGACGattcactaacggtgatgagtgagacacttggATAAGTGGATGTGTCGgcgacggagacaatagacgcgatcgtaCAGCTGTATGAACGgtgtcaagctgcaaatagctcaccacaagacggatgtgttattggtcagcaactgtacagcggttcagcggatacagatcaccgtcgaagggcacgtgattgcatcgaagcgcgtaataaagcaattgggagtgataatcaaCGACCGGTTGAGCATTtccaaccacgttgattacacccGCGAAAAGTCGGTttgttatctagtgtttcgtcatcgatacagGGATGTGGGGTTCCTGACTGAGGTGCGgcactgaaaaccaagcggaaccgcgaAAAGCAGCCGTTTCGGCTGGTGGTCGTATGAGTCACGATTGCGTACCGAATAATATCTTCGGAGAAGTATCCGttatcgccgagatgatccccatctgcatcatcctggcggaggatatcaagtgctacaatcaatgaaacgccAGAGGCACAAGGAAGATCATGATAATCGATTCGATGGCGACGTGACAGCAGGAtagggacaatacggagaaagtaaagtggacctaccggctcatcccaaacctgttgacgtgggtcaatagaaagcacggagaggtgaccttccacctgaaacagcttctGTCGGGCTacggctgcttcaggaagtatcttcatcggttcgggtacgcaacgtcGCCATTGCGCACGGAGTATGAGAACGTCGAagagacaccggagcatgtggtcttccAATACCCGAGGATTGAAGTGACATgtagggagctacttaaaacgggaggaccgaaCATCAACACGGacaatgtagcctacagaatgacaagagacgtaaagacgtggaacgcagtcaacagagttatgatgtagatcatgaccctCTTACAGCGAAAGTGGCGTGATGATcatcgagcaacggtttcgggatagcaatcaccgccagggaactctccgcaggaataagctagatccaccgccgaggactagtcgagtagactgcaacagggCACCGAGTATGGGTCGTCGAACGCCATgcgaaccggacgccacgctccatccggaatcgccagaccgaccGCGGCACCCCATCGGTTATTCCGATAGAAATATAgcaaaaaccaaagaagaatcggtattgcgagaacttctttcgccaggGAGCTGTTCGTCAgggtaagctagattcaccgctggggactagactgagtaccACGACGCAACACgaccagtcgcgggtcatcggggcaccagtgaaccggacgccctgcttcacCGGAATCTCCGCACTGACCTCGGTACCTAGCTGATAgcctcggtttcgggagaacttctctcgctggGTTACTCTTCGTCAGCGTACAGtcattcaccgccgggaactagactgagtagaccgcgacgagacaccaccagtcgcgccggaGCTACAGCAAACCGGACGCCATACTCCAcaggaatcgccgaactgacctcggcacctggctggttggctcgctttcgaacttctctcgccggatAACTCTTcgttggagtaggctagatccatcgtccGGGACtataccgagtagttcgcgaacaagtcggaagctcaacgaggatgAAGTATCAAATGGCATAAGGGAtccgaagggctcagtaaattagacagtctgaagtttgccgcacagataggggaagagcactaattctagATCCACAGCTAACTTTCCTACTATCATACAGAAATTGCCACGTTGTGTGaatggtcgaaaactggtagtgtgCGAGGATGGGTACTGTAATCCTACTGGAAGAACTAACTACAAAGCAGTTGGATAGAAGTGTGTGCTGTGcccacaaaaaaaaactcttccCGCAGTAATGACGTAAGATAacgccggggaggaatcaggtccGTGCAAGAGTACTTGCATTAGCGGGTTGGGTGACTAATCAAACCCGTTTCCTGAGTTGTTGGCTTTTGTGcctttttttcctgctcaggttatttttgttaatttgATCTACCCTTTAAAAAAACATATATTCCTAAATACATATATTGtacatatatacaaaaaaatcatatatCCATCGAAAAaattcttactacgccactgaaaCGATATATTAGTACGTTTCAGTGGGAATTCAAGGAGATAAATTTGTCTCAAATTCCTATAGATATATTTAAACAATCAttaacatttttcagcacaggaGCAAACACCAGTTTTGTTGAAAGTGGTTTTGAAACCGATCTCAAAGCAACAGTGCAGTGAATTCTACAGTAACATTACTACCCGAAAGCTTCGATCCGGTCTACAAGACCAGCACCTTTGCGCGATTGACGACAGAATGGACACTTGTGAGGGTGACTCCGGCGGTCCGCTACAGATTAAACTGATGCACAATTCCAAGGTGACTCCATTTATTGTCGGAATTACCTCATTCGGTTCGGCCTGTGGAACGTCAACTCCGGGTGTGTACACCAGAATAGCCGGATACCAGGATTGGATAGTGTCTACAATGCGGCAGAATGGTGCCGACGTGGATGGTAGAAATGATTCGAGTTTCACTATAAGGACAATTATGCTTTAATGTACTGTTCACTTTTTCATAGAAAATATCTTCAATGCAACAATTTGCGCATTACGATATGTACATTTCCGGGAATATGAGGATGCTGTGATCCAGGAAAAAACGATCGACTATACTTCCTATGATTCAGATAATGCACGAATCAAAGATTATGGTAATACAGATTGGCTGGCGGAAATCGGATGGCAATCGGGAGGGCCAGAAAATTGCTTCGGAGTAATTATAGATGAGGATACAGTGCTAACCATCGCAGATTGTACTAATTTTAACGGGTAATGATAGATAGCTTTACCAGATTTAaacttttcaaattattctACTTACAGTCTAGCTCCGACGACTATTACGTACCAAGGAGGGAATACAGCGGTTATCTCCAAGATTTACGTTCCTCCTGAATATATTAAAGGATTTAGTTACAACAATATTGCTGTTCTGAAGATGCAGGAGCACCTCAATTTGTCGATAAGTTTTCAGCCATCATGCATTTGGCATGGAAACGAGATTCCATACTCTATTTTACAAGTTATCGGTTATGGTAGAGAAGATATGAACACATTTCCTTACAGCGATGAACGGATACAACTGAGTTCGTAAAAATCTCATGAGTCAGAATGAATAGGAAGAGAAACAAATAATgtcaagcaaaaatattttattgaacagACCACTAGAGCAAGTGA encodes:
- the LOC131681810 gene encoding uncharacterized protein LOC131681810 isoform X2, yielding MTGFLIFIFLACWPISEAADYWSPKTTDHGGNPLMFPNERTTLDDCHLRYHKLYLEPGVKPAFGMPVPLKEFAHMGAIGWTQRNGNILWQCGGTLIWDNFVLTAAHCAVDSRNQAPDVVRFGDIDLTSADDDQYAQQIKIVEVIRHPMHKFAANYHDIALIKLSKGVRLHDTVAPACLWLDEEMRFRKLEATGWGRTGFAQEQTPVLLKVVLKPISKQQCSEFYSNITTRKLRSGLQDQHLCAIDDRMDTCEGDSGGPLQIKLMHNSKVTPFIVGITSFGSACGTSTPGVYTRIAGYQDWIVSTMRQNGADVDENIFNATICALRYVHFREYEDAVIQEKTIDYTSYDSDNARIKDYGNTDWLAEIGWQSGGPENCFGVIIDEDTVLTIADCTNFNGLAPTTITYQGGNTAVISKIYVPPEYIKGFSYNNIAVLKMQEHLNLSISFQPSCIWHGNEIPYSILQVIGYGREDMNTFPYSDERIQLNPTEKFLHIQSRIFNESSCVLPNSYSRSLPRGMSREHLCVGNDVFIVPETCRLRIGAPITETVEINDRSYHMTFALSQQGRDCGFGEYMLATRPASHVEWLKSVLLPNYQDTGSSVSFVDPDLLQGNSCENDAGVKGRCVTLGTCSVEWSKFLADGPIKFCSSSKVVCCPLSKIKNQQSSRVHPELLECPQLVKRLAVTYSPGSMVNIGWISGENIEFRCHGAIITKLIIITSASCLSEGLPQFVQLVANVSQKNFEIDGIILHRDYNSTTNSNDIALIRLRRPLSWSADVFPTCLWTNTSHTPLVMELSFEDDEEIAFDYVAPMYNSDCQRTHPQAIRSSQICARSYMRNSTCISLGDQLRWDAPDGIPYLVGLMVHAPNCVDWRYAVFTRITSFLDWISANAF